From the genome of uncultured Bacteroides sp.:
ACTTGAAGAAAATAGTATTTATTTTATCTATTTGTAGTATGACTTACTCGTATGCCGGTAATGTTAAGACAGACCCAAATCCTTTTCTTTCGGAATTTAAAACTTTGTACAATGCTCCTTCTTTTGATAAGATAAAGATAGAACATTATGAACCTGCTTTTTTGGAAGGTATCCGTCAGCAGAATGCTCAAATTAAAGCAATTGTGTCTAATAAGGCAAAGCCAACGTTTCAGAATACCATTGTAGCTTATGATAACAGTGGTGAGATTCTTCGTCGTGTAGGAGGCGTATTCTTTAATTTGACTGAAGCTGAAACAAACGATGCATTGACAGCTCTTTCAATTAAAATGGCTCCGGTTTTATCAGAACATAGTGATAATATCTCTCTGAATAAAGCTCTTTTTAAGAGAATAAAGACTGTTTATTCTCAAAGAGGATCTTTAAAATTAACTCGTGAACAAGAAAGATTATTAGAACTTATTTATAAAGACTTTGTTCGCTCGGGAGCCGCACTTGATGATAAAAAGCAAGCTCGTTTGCGTGAAATTAATAAAGAATTAGCAACTCTGGAAATTGATTTTGGTAACCATGTTTTGAATGAAACTAATGCTTATCAATTAGTTATCAGTGATAATAAAGATCTTGCTGGTTTACCTGACTGGTTGGTAAAGAGTGCTGCAGAAGATGCTAAAGCTGCCGGTAAAGAAGGTAAATGGATTTTTACATTGCACAATGCCAGCCGATTACCATTCTTGCAATATGCAGATAACAGAGCTTTGCGTGAACAGATTTACAATGCTTATATTAACAGAGCGAATAAAGGAGATAAGAACGATAACAAAGCAATTCTTGCAAAAGTTATAACTCTTCGTCTTGAAAAAGCAAATCTGCTTGGATTTGATACTTTTTCAAATTTTGTTTTGGATAAAAATATGGCAAAGAGCTCAACTAAAGTTATGGATTTTCTTAATAATCTTTGGAAGTACTCAAATGAAAATGCAAGAAAAGAAGCTGCAGAGTTGCAGAAAATGATGGATAAAGAAGGCAAAGGTGAAAAACTGGCTCGATGGGACTGGTGGTACTATTCTGAAAAACTTCGTCAGGAAAAATATAATCTGAATGAAGATGAACTTAAACCTTATTTCAAGTTGGACAATGTGCGTGAAGGTGCTTTTGCTGTTGCAAATAAGCTTTATGGAATAACGTTGACTGAAGTGAAGAATGTGCCGGTTTATCACCCTGATGTTAAAGTCTTTGATGTAAAAGATAGTAAAGGTAAACATCTTGGTTTGTTTTATGTAGATTATTTCCCACGTGCCGGTAAACGTGGTGGTGCATGGATGAATAATTACAAAGATCAGCACGGAGAATCTCGTCCTATCATCTGTAATGTTGCCAGTTTCACTAAACCTACAGGTGATGTTCCTTCTTTATTAACATTGGATGAAGTACAAACTCTTTTCCATGAATTTGGGCATGCACTTCACGGACTATTAACTAAATGTAATTATGTAGGAGTATCTGGTACAAATGTAACACGTGACTTTGTTGAACTTCCATCTCAGATAATGGAACATTGGGCTACAGAACCTGAAGTATTGAAAATGTATGCAAAGAACTATAAAACAGGAGAAGTGATGCCGGATACTCTGATTCAGAAATTAAACAAACAAATGCTTTTTAATCAAGGATTTATGACAACAGAACTTCTGGCTGCCGCTATTCTTGACATGGAGTTTCATAATTTGAAAGATGCAAAGAATCTGGATGTTGTTGACTTTGAGAAAAAAGTAATGGATAAATACGGCCTGATTCCTGAAATAGCTCCAAGATACCGAGCTACTTACTTTAATCATATTATTGGCGGATATGCCGCAGGATATTATAGTTATCTATGGGCAAATGTGTTGGACTCTGATGCATTTGAAGCATTTAAAGAGAATGGTATCTTTGATAAGAAAACAGCAGATGCTTTTCGTACAAATGTGCTTGAAAAGGGAGGAAGTGAAGATCCAATGGTGTTATACAAAAAATTCCGTGGAGCTGAACCAAAACTTGAACCAATGTTAAAAAACAGAGGACTTCAATAGTATTGTTTGACCTTTAATTTATTGTTTACTGCCAAAGATCTGTTGTATAACATATTTTGTAAGTTCAAAATGCACTATGTAACTTAAATATTTGCTACACTTTATATATAAAAGTGAAAAAAAAGCTATATTTGCGCATTATATGCAGTATAAATTAATTAAAGTAAGTAATATAAATTTAAAAGAAAAATGCAAAACAAAGGACTTGTAAAAGTTTTTGCGGTATTGCTCACACTTGTATGTGTGTTCTACCTGTCTTTCTCTTTTGTTACTCGTCATTACATGAAAATGGCTGCCGAGTATGCTAAAGGAGATCCGAAGTTAGAGCAAGAGTACATTGACTCACTGTCAACTGAAAAAGTGTGGTTGGGCAATTATACGCTTAAACAGTGTCGTGAAATGGAGATTAGTTTAGGTCTTGACCTAAAGGGGGGTATGAATGTTGTGCTTGAAGTTTCAGTAGGCGATGTATTAAAAGCATTAGCTGATCATAAAGAAGATGCTGCATTCAATAAAGCGGTAGCTTCTGCTCAGATACTTTCTGAGAAAAGCCAGTCAGACTTTATCACACTTTTCGTTAAAGAATATCATAAATTAGCTCCGGGTGCCAGATTATCTGAATTATTCGCTACTCAGCAGTTAAAAGATAAGGTTACTCAGAAATCTTCTGATTCAGAAGTTGAGAAAGTAATCAGAGAAGAAGTTAAAGCAGCTATTGATAACTCTTATAACGTTCTTCGTACTCGTATCGACCGCTTTGGTGTTGTTCAGCCAAATATTCAGAGCTTACCAGATCAGATGGGCCGTATCATGGTTGAACTTCCAGGTATCAAAGAACCTGAACGTGTAAGAAAATTGCTTCAGGGTTCTGCTAACCTTGAATTCTGGGAAACTTATGACTCTAAAGACATTGTTCCTTATTTCAGCACAGTTGATAATACTATCCGTTTAATTGCAGAAGGAAAAGGTGCTACTGTAGCTGCTGCAGACACTACTGCAAAAGATACTACAGCTGTTGCAGTTGCAAAAGTTAGTGCAAAAGATAGCCTTGAAGCTGTATTAAAAGGTGGAAAAGCTCAGAAAGAAGAAAAGGGCAAAGTAAATACTGCTCAATTGGCAAGTGCTAAGAAAGAGCATCCTTTGTTGTCAATCTTCCAACCTAACACCAATGGTTACGGATGTATAGTAGGATATGCTAATTATAGAGATACAGCTGCTATCAACAAATACTTTGCTATGAAGCAAGTACAGGATCAGCTTCCTAAAGACTTAAGATTGAAATGGGGTGTTAAAGCTGCTGATGGCGATAAGAAAGCTCAGACTTTTGAACTTTATGCAATTAAATCTACAGAACGTAACGGACGTGCTCCATTAGAAGGTGATGTAGTAACAGATGCAAAAGATACTTATGATCAATTTGGCAAACCAGCTGTAAGCATGTCTATGAACTCTGAAGGTTCAAGAAGATGGGCATTGATGACAAAACAGAATATTGGTAAAGCAATTGCCATTGTTTTGGATGGTTATGTATATTCAGCTCCAAATGTAAATAGTGAAATTACTGGCGGTAATTCTGAAATTACTGGTCACTTCACTCCAGAAGAATCTAAGGACTTGGGAAATGTGTTGAAGTCTGGTAAAATGCCGGCTCCTGCACACATTGTTCAGGAAGATATCATTGGTCCATCATTGGGTCAGGAATCAATCAATGCTGGTCTTATTTCTTTCTTAGTTGCAATTGTTGTTTTGATGTGCTTCATGTGCTTTATGTATGGATTCATTCCAGGTATGATTGCCAACTCAGCTTTGATCTTTAACTTGTTCTTCACGTTAGGTATCCTATCTTCGTTCCAGGCCGCGTTAACTCTGTCAGGTATTGCCGGTATGGTGTTGACACTTGGTATTGCTGTCGATGCGAACGTACTTATCTACGAACGTACAAAAGAAGAATTAAGAGCTGGTAAAAATGTTAAAACTGCTTTGTCTGAAGGTTATTCAAATGCATTCTCTGCAATCTTCGACTCAAACATTACTTCAATTATTACAGGTGTTATCCTGTTCTATTTTGGTACAGGTCCTATCAAAGGTTTCGCAACTACATTGATCATTGGTATCATCTGTTCATTCTTTACAGCAGTATTTATGACACGTGTGGTTTACGAACACTTCATGAACAAAGATAAGTTGTTGAATCTTACATTCTCTTCTAATCTTTCTAAGAAGATATTCGTTCATACACATTATAACTTTGTTGGTTCTAATAAGAAATCATTCTTTGTATTTGGTGCTGCTTTGGTAATCTGCTGTGTTTCTTTTGCACTTCGTGGATTGAGCCCAAGTATTGATTTTACTGGTGGACATAATTATGTACTTCAATTTGAAAAATCAGTTGAGCCAGAACAAGTAAGAACATTAATGGCTAGCCAGTTTGGCGATGCTTCTGTTACTGTTATTGCTCTTGGTACTGATGGAAAGAAAGTTCGTGTAAGTACTAACTACCGTATTGAAGAAAGCGGAAGCAATGTAGACTCAGAAATTGAAGCTAAGCTTTATAACGCAGTAAAAGATAAGTTACTTGCTCCAGGAACTTCTCTTGAAACATTCAAGAATCCTGATATCCGTACCGGTGGTAGCATTATTAGTTCTCAGAAAGTAGGGCCAAGTGTTGCAAAAGACATCACTATCGGAGCTATTATTGCTGTTGCTCTTTCTTTGTTAGCTATCGGACTTTATATCTTACTACGATTTAGAGATATATCTTTCAGTGTTGGTTCTGTTGTGGGATTGGTTGTAGACTCAGTAATAATTGCTGGTGTATTCTCCCTATTCTATGGTAGATTGCCATTCTCTATGGAGGTTGACCAGAACTTCATTGCTGCCATCTTAACAATCATTGGTTATTCTATTAATGATAAGGTGGTAATCTTTGACCGTGTTCGTGAGTTCTTCCACTTGTATCCAAAGCATGACCGTACTGAGTTGTTCAATGACTCATTGAATACTACTCTTGCTCGTACTGTAAATACTTCAATTTGTACATTGTTAGTAATGTTATGTATCTTCATCTTAGGTGCTGAATCTATTCGTAGTTTCGCATTCGCATTGATGGTTGGTATCATCGTTGGTACTCTTACATCACTCTTTGTTTCTGCTCCTATTGCATTCATTATGCAACAGAAAGAAGCTAAGAAGCATGCAAAAGCTCTAGAAAAATAAGAACTTTTATATAGTTTATAGTAAAGGCTGCTCTGTAAAGGGCAGCCTTTCTTTTTGGAGGTAATTAACCTTATGGCTTATATAAATGTATTTAGGTTATTATATAAAAAAGACTCCAATCTTTATTATTCTCTTGTACAAAAGAATTCTTTGTTTTGTACAAAAGATATATTTCTTCTGTACAAAAGAATGCATTCTTTTGTACAAGGATCAATTAATTCTTCATTATGAATTGTGAAAAGAATAAGTATGAACCTGAAAATGAAAAAACTAAGAGTTCAATTATAGATGAAGTGTATAGTTATTAGTAACCAATACCTGGTTATTAATAAACACGGTCAGCCAAAATCAGGACGAAACAAGTGCTAGACTGCTAGACTTCTGCTAGACTTTGAAGAAGAAGTCTAGCACCTGTATTACGTTTATACGCAATAACTTATGTGCCAAGTGCTAGACTGCGAGACTTTTTTGAATTTTTAATTTTATGGAGAGAGTAAATTCAATTAATTCTCATTGCAGATAGAGCCAATTGTACTCTTAAAACTCTGGTAATTTTATATAAATATCAGTTGCACAATAATATAGATAGGTAACAAGACTATCAGTGAGAATTTAAACATATATGCAAAGAAACTTGGCATCTTGATACCTCTTTCTTCTGCAATAGACTTTACCATGAAGTTTGGTCCATTTCCAATGTAAGTCATTGATCCAAAAAATACAGAGCCTACACAGATTGCTTTCAATAGAATCTCAGGTACTCCAGCAACCTTTATTGATTCTGATAAAGATAAAGGTAATCCACCTGCAACTAATCCACGTGCTAAATCATAGAATGCAACTGCTGTTGGTGTATTGTCTAAGAATGAACTCAGTGCCCCTGATGCGTATAAAAATTGGCGAGGTTCTGTTAGTCCAAAACTGACTGCATTATTTGCAAGCCAGATTAGTGCAGGCGACATGGTTACAAATATGCCTAGAAAAAGACAGGCAACTTCGGTAATAGGAGTCCACGAGAAACTATTGTTTTTGCGCACTTCAGACTTTGTGTAAAATAAAGACAGAGCAGCAAGTATTACTAATATAATCTCACGAATATATTCCAGCCATATCGGAGTATTTTCTTGCTCCATTGCAGGTATATTTCCTTTATTGATGAAAGCAACAGCAAGGATTACCCCTAGCAGAAATAAGAAATTTATATTGCCTGTAACACGTATAGGCTCTTGTTGAATAGAATCTTCAGCAAGATCTATCCATTCTTCTTTTTTATAATAATATCTGTCTACAAAGTAGTATATGGATAGTAATAATACACCAGTGAATGCCCATTCGGGAAATAAAGTAAAGAACCAGGAAAACTCAGCTCCACGCAGATAAAGCATAAATAACGGAGGATCTCCTAGCGCTGTTAAAAGTCCCCCACAATTGGCTATTGCAGCGATAAAAAAC
Proteins encoded in this window:
- a CDS encoding M3 family metallopeptidase — translated: MDLKKIVFILSICSMTYSYAGNVKTDPNPFLSEFKTLYNAPSFDKIKIEHYEPAFLEGIRQQNAQIKAIVSNKAKPTFQNTIVAYDNSGEILRRVGGVFFNLTEAETNDALTALSIKMAPVLSEHSDNISLNKALFKRIKTVYSQRGSLKLTREQERLLELIYKDFVRSGAALDDKKQARLREINKELATLEIDFGNHVLNETNAYQLVISDNKDLAGLPDWLVKSAAEDAKAAGKEGKWIFTLHNASRLPFLQYADNRALREQIYNAYINRANKGDKNDNKAILAKVITLRLEKANLLGFDTFSNFVLDKNMAKSSTKVMDFLNNLWKYSNENARKEAAELQKMMDKEGKGEKLARWDWWYYSEKLRQEKYNLNEDELKPYFKLDNVREGAFAVANKLYGITLTEVKNVPVYHPDVKVFDVKDSKGKHLGLFYVDYFPRAGKRGGAWMNNYKDQHGESRPIICNVASFTKPTGDVPSLLTLDEVQTLFHEFGHALHGLLTKCNYVGVSGTNVTRDFVELPSQIMEHWATEPEVLKMYAKNYKTGEVMPDTLIQKLNKQMLFNQGFMTTELLAAAILDMEFHNLKDAKNLDVVDFEKKVMDKYGLIPEIAPRYRATYFNHIIGGYAAGYYSYLWANVLDSDAFEAFKENGIFDKKTADAFRTNVLEKGGSEDPMVLYKKFRGAEPKLEPMLKNRGLQ
- the secDF gene encoding protein translocase subunit SecDF, with protein sequence MQNKGLVKVFAVLLTLVCVFYLSFSFVTRHYMKMAAEYAKGDPKLEQEYIDSLSTEKVWLGNYTLKQCREMEISLGLDLKGGMNVVLEVSVGDVLKALADHKEDAAFNKAVASAQILSEKSQSDFITLFVKEYHKLAPGARLSELFATQQLKDKVTQKSSDSEVEKVIREEVKAAIDNSYNVLRTRIDRFGVVQPNIQSLPDQMGRIMVELPGIKEPERVRKLLQGSANLEFWETYDSKDIVPYFSTVDNTIRLIAEGKGATVAAADTTAKDTTAVAVAKVSAKDSLEAVLKGGKAQKEEKGKVNTAQLASAKKEHPLLSIFQPNTNGYGCIVGYANYRDTAAINKYFAMKQVQDQLPKDLRLKWGVKAADGDKKAQTFELYAIKSTERNGRAPLEGDVVTDAKDTYDQFGKPAVSMSMNSEGSRRWALMTKQNIGKAIAIVLDGYVYSAPNVNSEITGGNSEITGHFTPEESKDLGNVLKSGKMPAPAHIVQEDIIGPSLGQESINAGLISFLVAIVVLMCFMCFMYGFIPGMIANSALIFNLFFTLGILSSFQAALTLSGIAGMVLTLGIAVDANVLIYERTKEELRAGKNVKTALSEGYSNAFSAIFDSNITSIITGVILFYFGTGPIKGFATTLIIGIICSFFTAVFMTRVVYEHFMNKDKLLNLTFSSNLSKKIFVHTHYNFVGSNKKSFFVFGAALVICCVSFALRGLSPSIDFTGGHNYVLQFEKSVEPEQVRTLMASQFGDASVTVIALGTDGKKVRVSTNYRIEESGSNVDSEIEAKLYNAVKDKLLAPGTSLETFKNPDIRTGGSIISSQKVGPSVAKDITIGAIIAVALSLLAIGLYILLRFRDISFSVGSVVGLVVDSVIIAGVFSLFYGRLPFSMEVDQNFIAAILTIIGYSINDKVVIFDRVREFFHLYPKHDRTELFNDSLNTTLARTVNTSICTLLVMLCIFILGAESIRSFAFALMVGIIVGTLTSLFVSAPIAFIMQQKEAKKHAKALEK
- a CDS encoding sodium:proton antiporter; translated protein: MESTFNMPLWVSIPFLIMLLAIAVGPLILGKWWDKNKNKLLVSVILSIPVVVYMLENGLSTNLANTVVHDYVPFIILLGSLFIITGGIHVSGDIKATPRNNVLFMGIGYVLAAFMGTTGAAMLLIRPMINTNQERKYTTHTMLFFIAAIANCGGLLTALGDPPLFMLYLRGAEFSWFFTLFPEWAFTGVLLLSIYYFVDRYYYKKEEWIDLAEDSIQQEPIRVTGNINFLFLLGVILAVAFINKGNIPAMEQENTPIWLEYIREIILVILAALSLFYTKSEVRKNNSFSWTPITEVACLFLGIFVTMSPALIWLANNAVSFGLTEPRQFLYASGALSSFLDNTPTAVAFYDLARGLVAGGLPLSLSESIKVAGVPEILLKAICVGSVFFGSMTYIGNGPNFMVKSIAEERGIKMPSFFAYMFKFSLIVLLPIYIIVQLIFI